One genomic window of Medicago truncatula cultivar Jemalong A17 chromosome 1, MtrunA17r5.0-ANR, whole genome shotgun sequence includes the following:
- the LOC11425062 gene encoding probable inactive patatin-like protein 9 — MDLTKVTLDIFSKLEHKWLSHCKEETTTKTRILSIDGGGTTAIVAGAALIHLEDQIRLQTSDPHAHVVDFFDIVAGTGIGAILAAMITAADAFGRPMYTARESVRIITEKNSQLYKRKSTGVFRRRCRRFSSKNMDNVLKEVFVRKQDSRLLTLKDTCKPLLIPCFDLKSSAPFVFSRADATESPSFNFELWKVCRATSATPNHFKPFEFTSVDGKTSCSAVDGGLVMNNPTAAAVTHVLHNKRDFPTVNGVEDLLVLSLGNGSSNSKTRENENRTCSTPLMVDIVLDGVSETIDQMLGNAFCWNRTDYVRIQAFGLGSEEEVLKERGLESLPFGGKRLLTETNGNRIGSFVQRLVANGKPSPPFSPCKDSVVTSLANGR, encoded by the exons ATGGATCTCACTAAAGTCACACTAGACATCTTCTCCAAACTCGAACACAAATGGCTTTCTCATTGCAAAGAAGAAACAACCACCAAAACTCGCATTCTCAGCATTGACGGCGGAGGAACAACCGCCATTGTAGCCGGCGCTGCTTTAATCCATCTCGAAGATCAGATCCGTCTTCAAACCTCTGATCCTCACGCTCACGTCGTTGATTTCTTCGACATTGTCGCTGGTACCGGAATTGGCGCTATCCTCGCTGCAATGATCACTGCAGCCGATGCATTCGGAAGACCAATGTATACAGCTAGAGAATCCGTTCGTATTATCACAGAGAAAAACTCTCAACTCTACAAACGCAAATCAACCGGAGTATTTCGTCGCCGGTGCCGAAGATTCTCTTCAAAGAACATGGATAACGTGTTGAAAGAAGTGTTCGTCAGAAAACAAGATTCACGGTTGTTGACTTTAAAGGACACGTGTAAACCATTGCTTATACCTTGCTTTGACCTCAAGAGTTCAGCTCCATTCGTTTTTTCACGAGCCGACGCAACGGAATCTCCTAGCTTCAACTTCGAACTCTGGAAAGTATGCCGCGCCACGTCAGCAACACCTAACCATTTCAAACCTTTTGAATTCACTTCCGTCGATGGAAAAACCTCTTGCTCCGCCGTAGACGGTGGTTTAGTCATGAACAATCCTACCGCCGCCGCAGTCACGCATGTTCTACACAACAAACGTGATTTTCCAACGGTGAACGGCGTGGAGGATCTTTTGGTTCTTTCATTGGGAAACGGATCGTCGAATTCGAAGACACGTGAGAACGAAAACCGCACGTGCTCAACGCCGTTAATGGTTGACATTGTTCTTGACGGCGTTTCCGAGACGATTGACCAAATGCTTGGAAACGCATTCTGTTGGAATCGTACGGATTACGTCAGAATTCAG GCGTTTGGTTTGGGAAGTGAAGAGGAAGTGTTGAAGGAAAGAGGATTGGAGTCGTTACCGTTTGGAGGGAAACGGTTATTGACGGAGACTAACGGAAATAGAATCGGAAGCTTCGTGCAACGTCTTGTTGCTAATGGAAAGCCAAGTCCACCTTTCAGTCCTTGCAAGGATTCAGTTGTTACATCTCTCGCTAATGGACGCTAG